The Pleuronectes platessa chromosome 13, fPlePla1.1, whole genome shotgun sequence genome includes a window with the following:
- the dcaf8 gene encoding DDB1- and CUL4-associated factor 8 isoform X1, with product MAEADGKSTALNVGSSEEKEPGGDQHKEGDASGSNEGQTQASSQDAPKETGEASGDKPMPGGEGETGTNGEEEEEDTDSMDGSGLYSLTEDGERESEGGRHERAKDKDGRKRAARKRNRPGGGNNHSSSSDEDDEDDEEEHKDDDDEEEEDDDDDDDDEEAMESWLGAELCELRGPIWRSVPSLLSREIGRDSHQFVRRVCAARGLVQRLELQGRLEKHTGCVNTLHFNPSGTRLASGSDDLRVVIWNWAIRHAELEFDSGHKSNVFQAKFLPHSGDSTLAMCARDGQIRVAELSATQRCKNTKRVAQHKGAAHKLALEPDSPCSFLSAGEDAVVFGIDLRLDRPANKLAVVKEGDKKVGLYTIYVNPAKTQQFAVGGRDQYVRIYDQRKINENDNNGVLKKFCPSHLVSSESKTNITCLVYSHDGTELLVSYNDEDIYLFDANHSDGADYIRKYKGHRNNATVKGVNFYGPSSEFVVSGSDCGHIYLWDKNSARIVQFMEGDRGGVVNCLEPHPHLPGMATSGLDHDIKLWAPTAESPTGLKGLKEVMKKNKRERDEDSVRHGDQYDTQLLWFLMRHMRNRRPTRTRREGADPDSDESWSSPDSSDEEEGGPDHVQCMSS from the exons ATGGCCGAGGCTGACGGCAAATCCACTGCGCTGAACG TAGGTTCCTCTGAGGAAAAGGAACCCGGAGGAGATCAACACAAGGAGGGAGATGCCTCTGGAAGCAATGAAGGACAAACACAGGCTTCTTCTCAAGATG CTCCCAAGGAAACAGGCGAGGCGTCTGGAGACAAGCCAATGCCAGGTGGGGAAGGAGAGACAGGCACAAAtggcgaggaggaagaggaagacacaGACAGCATGGATGGCAGCGGCCTCTACTCCCTGACCGAGGATGGTGAacgagagagtgagggaggcaGACATGAGAGGGCAAAGGACAAAGATGGTCGTAAAAGGGCAGCAAGAAAGAGGAATAGACCCGGCGGTGGCAACAACCACTCCTCCAGCTCGGACGAGGATGACGAAGACGATGAAGAAGAACACAAGGATGATgacgacgaggaggaggaggatgatgatgatgatgatgatgatgaggaggccATGGAATCGTGGTTGGGAGCAGAGCTCTGTGAACTTCGTGGGCCTATTTGGCGGTCTGTGCCCTCACTGCTCTCCAGGGAGATCGGCAGGGACTCGCACCAGTTTGTGcggcgtgtgtgtgcagcccgAGGCCTGGTGCAGAGGCTGGAGCTGCAGGGTCGCCTGGAGAAGCACACGGGCTGCGTCAACACGCTGCACTTCAACCCCTCGGGCACTCGCCTGGCATCAGGCAGCGACGATCTGCGAGTTGTGATCTGGAACTGGGCCATCCGCCATGCTGAGCTGGAGTTTGACAGTGGTCACAAGAGCAATGTCTTTCAG GCCAAGTTCCTGCCTCACAGCGGAGACTCCACGTTGGCCATGTGTGCTCGAGACGGTCAGATCCGAGTTGCGGAGCTGTCTGCCACGCAGCGCTGCAAGAACACCAAGCGGGTGGCCCAGCACAAAGGGGCAGCACACAAG ctggCCCTCGAGCCAGATTCGCCCTGCTCCTTCCTGTCTGCCGGAGAGGACGCTGTGGTGTTTGGAATTGACCTGCGTCTCGACCGACCTGCCAA TAAACTGGCAGTTGTAAAGGAGGGTGATAAAAAAGTTGGGCTGTACACCATCTACGTCAACCCAGCAAAGACACAACAATTTGCTGTGGGCGGGAGAGATCAATACGTCAG GATCTATGACCAGAGGAAGATTAATGAGAACGACAACAATGGCGTACTGAAAAAGTTTTGTCCTTCACATTTGGTTTCCAGCGAGTCCAAAACCAACATAACCTGCCTTGTGTACAGTCACGATGGCACAG AGCTCCTGGTCAGTTACAACGATGAGGACATCTACCTGTTTGACGCCAACCACAGCGACGGGGCCGACTACATCAGGAAATACAAGGGACACCGCAACAACGCCACAG TGAAGGGGGTGAACTTCTACGGGCCGAGCAGCGAGTTTGTGGTCAGTGGCAGCGACTGTGGACACATCTACCTGTGGGACAAGAATTCTGCACGAATCGTCCAGTTCATGGAGGGAGACCGAGGAGGAGTG GTGAACTGTCTGGAGCCTCATCCCCATTTGCCTGGTATGGCCACCAGCGGGTTGGACCACGACATCAAACTGTGGGCCCCCACGGCCGAAAGTCCCACAGGACTCAAGGGTCTAAAGGAG GTGATGAAGAAGAACAAGCGGGAGCGCGATGAAGACAGCGTGCGCCACGGCGACCAGTACGACACCCAGCTGCTGTGGTTCCtcatgagacacatgaggaacAGACGGCCCACGAGG ACTCGTCGTGAGGGCGCAGACCCAGACTCAGACGAGTCCTGGAGCTCTCCAGATTcttctgatgaagaggagggcgGTCCAGACCATGTCCAGTGCATGTCCTcctga
- the dcaf8 gene encoding DDB1- and CUL4-associated factor 8 isoform X2: MAEADGKSTALNGSSEEKEPGGDQHKEGDASGSNEGQTQASSQDAPKETGEASGDKPMPGGEGETGTNGEEEEEDTDSMDGSGLYSLTEDGERESEGGRHERAKDKDGRKRAARKRNRPGGGNNHSSSSDEDDEDDEEEHKDDDDEEEEDDDDDDDDEEAMESWLGAELCELRGPIWRSVPSLLSREIGRDSHQFVRRVCAARGLVQRLELQGRLEKHTGCVNTLHFNPSGTRLASGSDDLRVVIWNWAIRHAELEFDSGHKSNVFQAKFLPHSGDSTLAMCARDGQIRVAELSATQRCKNTKRVAQHKGAAHKLALEPDSPCSFLSAGEDAVVFGIDLRLDRPANKLAVVKEGDKKVGLYTIYVNPAKTQQFAVGGRDQYVRIYDQRKINENDNNGVLKKFCPSHLVSSESKTNITCLVYSHDGTELLVSYNDEDIYLFDANHSDGADYIRKYKGHRNNATVKGVNFYGPSSEFVVSGSDCGHIYLWDKNSARIVQFMEGDRGGVVNCLEPHPHLPGMATSGLDHDIKLWAPTAESPTGLKGLKEVMKKNKRERDEDSVRHGDQYDTQLLWFLMRHMRNRRPTRTRREGADPDSDESWSSPDSSDEEEGGPDHVQCMSS; this comes from the exons ATGGCCGAGGCTGACGGCAAATCCACTGCGCTGAACG GTTCCTCTGAGGAAAAGGAACCCGGAGGAGATCAACACAAGGAGGGAGATGCCTCTGGAAGCAATGAAGGACAAACACAGGCTTCTTCTCAAGATG CTCCCAAGGAAACAGGCGAGGCGTCTGGAGACAAGCCAATGCCAGGTGGGGAAGGAGAGACAGGCACAAAtggcgaggaggaagaggaagacacaGACAGCATGGATGGCAGCGGCCTCTACTCCCTGACCGAGGATGGTGAacgagagagtgagggaggcaGACATGAGAGGGCAAAGGACAAAGATGGTCGTAAAAGGGCAGCAAGAAAGAGGAATAGACCCGGCGGTGGCAACAACCACTCCTCCAGCTCGGACGAGGATGACGAAGACGATGAAGAAGAACACAAGGATGATgacgacgaggaggaggaggatgatgatgatgatgatgatgatgaggaggccATGGAATCGTGGTTGGGAGCAGAGCTCTGTGAACTTCGTGGGCCTATTTGGCGGTCTGTGCCCTCACTGCTCTCCAGGGAGATCGGCAGGGACTCGCACCAGTTTGTGcggcgtgtgtgtgcagcccgAGGCCTGGTGCAGAGGCTGGAGCTGCAGGGTCGCCTGGAGAAGCACACGGGCTGCGTCAACACGCTGCACTTCAACCCCTCGGGCACTCGCCTGGCATCAGGCAGCGACGATCTGCGAGTTGTGATCTGGAACTGGGCCATCCGCCATGCTGAGCTGGAGTTTGACAGTGGTCACAAGAGCAATGTCTTTCAG GCCAAGTTCCTGCCTCACAGCGGAGACTCCACGTTGGCCATGTGTGCTCGAGACGGTCAGATCCGAGTTGCGGAGCTGTCTGCCACGCAGCGCTGCAAGAACACCAAGCGGGTGGCCCAGCACAAAGGGGCAGCACACAAG ctggCCCTCGAGCCAGATTCGCCCTGCTCCTTCCTGTCTGCCGGAGAGGACGCTGTGGTGTTTGGAATTGACCTGCGTCTCGACCGACCTGCCAA TAAACTGGCAGTTGTAAAGGAGGGTGATAAAAAAGTTGGGCTGTACACCATCTACGTCAACCCAGCAAAGACACAACAATTTGCTGTGGGCGGGAGAGATCAATACGTCAG GATCTATGACCAGAGGAAGATTAATGAGAACGACAACAATGGCGTACTGAAAAAGTTTTGTCCTTCACATTTGGTTTCCAGCGAGTCCAAAACCAACATAACCTGCCTTGTGTACAGTCACGATGGCACAG AGCTCCTGGTCAGTTACAACGATGAGGACATCTACCTGTTTGACGCCAACCACAGCGACGGGGCCGACTACATCAGGAAATACAAGGGACACCGCAACAACGCCACAG TGAAGGGGGTGAACTTCTACGGGCCGAGCAGCGAGTTTGTGGTCAGTGGCAGCGACTGTGGACACATCTACCTGTGGGACAAGAATTCTGCACGAATCGTCCAGTTCATGGAGGGAGACCGAGGAGGAGTG GTGAACTGTCTGGAGCCTCATCCCCATTTGCCTGGTATGGCCACCAGCGGGTTGGACCACGACATCAAACTGTGGGCCCCCACGGCCGAAAGTCCCACAGGACTCAAGGGTCTAAAGGAG GTGATGAAGAAGAACAAGCGGGAGCGCGATGAAGACAGCGTGCGCCACGGCGACCAGTACGACACCCAGCTGCTGTGGTTCCtcatgagacacatgaggaacAGACGGCCCACGAGG ACTCGTCGTGAGGGCGCAGACCCAGACTCAGACGAGTCCTGGAGCTCTCCAGATTcttctgatgaagaggagggcgGTCCAGACCATGTCCAGTGCATGTCCTcctga